The genomic stretch CGGATCGCCCTCGAGCTGGCGCGGACGCGGATGGCCCGCTACCGCGGGCTCGACCGGACGACGCGGATGCGGCGGACGCTCAACTTCCTCCTGCGGCGCGGGTTCGATCTATCGCTGGCGCGAAAAGCGGTGCGGGAAGCGGAGAAGGAGCTAGCGTGACAGAGGTTTGCACCGGGCTTGGGATCGATTTTCATCGGTTTGCGGAGGGGCGTCCGCTCGTGATCGGCGGAGTGGAAATCCCCCATGATAAAGGCCTCCTCGGCCATTCCGACGCTGATGTCCTCGTCCATGCCATCTGCGACGCCCTCCTCGGCGCCGCCGGGCTCGGGGATATCGGGACCCATTTTCCAGACACCGATCCCCGTTACAGCGGGATCTCCAGCCTGCGGCTGTTGGAGCAGGTGATGGGGATGGTCAGGGAAGCGGGCTGGCGCCCGGTCAACGTCGATTGTGTCCTGATCGCGCAATCTCCGAAGCTCGGCCCGCACTTCCCGCGGATGCGGGATGCCCTCTCCCCGCTCCTCGCAATCCCTCCTGATCGGATCGGGCTCAAAGCAACGACCCCCGAGAGAATGGGGGCGCTCGGCCGCGAGGAGGGGATCGCCGCCCTGTGCACCTGCCTCATCGAAACAGCCTGAGGATGTCCTGGTAGGTGACGAGGAGCATCAACCCGAGGAGGATCAGGAATCCGATCATGTGGATCATCCCCTCCCGCTCAGGCGGGATCGGTCTTCTCGTCACCAACTCGTAAAAGGCGAACGCGGCCCGGCTCCCGTCGAGGGCGGGGAACGGGATCAGGTTCAGGATCCCCAAGCTGAGACTCAGGTAGGAAAAGATCCAGAGGAAGACGCTTCCCCCTTGGTGCGCCCCTTCTCCGAGGAGCTTGGCGATCCCCACCGGTCCGGTGAGCGACTTGGCCGGCGAGATCTGCCCGGTGATCATCCCGTGGAACAGGTCCCCCATCATCCGCAGCTCGGAGACGAACTGCCCCGCTCCGAGGGCGAT from Candidatus Bipolaricaulota bacterium encodes the following:
- a CDS encoding 2-C-methyl-D-erythritol 2,4-cyclodiphosphate synthase, translated to MTEVCTGLGIDFHRFAEGRPLVIGGVEIPHDKGLLGHSDADVLVHAICDALLGAAGLGDIGTHFPDTDPRYSGISSLRLLEQVMGMVREAGWRPVNVDCVLIAQSPKLGPHFPRMRDALSPLLAIPPDRIGLKATTPERMGALGREEGIAALCTCLIETA